One genomic segment of Synchiropus splendidus isolate RoL2022-P1 chromosome 16, RoL_Sspl_1.0, whole genome shotgun sequence includes these proteins:
- the lrrc9 gene encoding leucine-rich repeat-containing protein 9 isoform X7, which produces MQTLSEEKVNAKRKDRSNDDILKELLHANGICYEKLGQEGGSISSLEIFFSGFPRIVGLSFFPNLCRLTIVGQEVKVIEGLKVCPLLEELWVVQCHLTEISGLHDSLQLKKLYLYENIISEIKNLDMLTNLEVLWLNNNQIRHIEGLKTLVRLKDLNLADNKISTIGHSLVPNINLQNLNLSGNKIRSFKELIMLTRLPNLTELLLKYPTSPPNPVCLLSNYTTHVLYHLPQLLHLDTYDVSSKEAKEAAESTVMKKIMYYNMRVHAAERSLEEMRLRLLEKKKTMSKVPEERIRVLTHCLKNLERELCRKSGNKDEGQRDRNDSNSSESLSRKILRKMDNLKERLVLWTRRMTENEEWFRREMVLATNMLRPLGIVGIKTKRVVRVQNRDLRLRFEEKLHTVVTGGDAAHLMQNYRRRLEYLLHVPEAEPNKEMDTVLQIIEEGFKSAQDYQALGKEAAVPLSNSLFVTDKPRMDHALRQAWKNPTDPVAFKHGLVIFSKVFLGQSQPVRDSQPVNKANYPLAESVYRNVDSKQKNGLSKDAAKCLFDTPVTLIRRRHWFIFDHELVLPEYIVYFEYITEAQEQSDSLSGFVRLDKEVLNMDPVLKSQPKLSGLDEKILLHISGANLLSQIVVLNLHSCGLSSLKEISSLTALQRLTLSFNEFTHLKDLAHMTTLEFLDASYNHLETLEGMKGLMKLKELDVRWNQLSNAKKDASALRRHAPALAKLDTRYNSWIKIHPALKSPKSVRMTILGHLVNLTHLDDMPVTESESTTAAQIAAGFEINQQAALLSHSRVDKGRPRRLSLLSTAQLLCTLCPSPWDVKNLEPDWPVKITALNLDNQRISKIMNLNRLINLRWASFNDNLISKVEGLEFCRKLEELFLNNNCISSLDGLPKLPLLSKLCVDGNQLSSLDTSALEQMPSILLLSVDNNCITSLHGVHRARSLLELYAGNNQISTSRDVHSLKQGLRCLSILDLHGNPLIQKLENYRMYVIFHLPSIKALDGCAVDETEVKSSKAIFQGRLNTDMVVEQLGHSNYGSLSELSLQSCSIRLVDLTPAEVFVNLVSINLDHNSLTSFSGLIYLPSVKVLSLNYNHVESILPVQKSSRHLLYSKVNSSGYGQRSNSRGNRKAGPSDALEPLMSSLELLSLTHNGIANMANLQLSRLTNLKSLFLQDNQIRQVEGLEGLHQLQELVLERNWIKTVARNAFSSLDSLVELRLAENRLRELNHLQPLTELRKLHLDANKLQDSTEIDKLEVLPSLTELSLIGNPMSRYYLHRPVTVLRLNKLEVLDGKTISLEERSRAELLRVELPQDEQEERQPSQPGSKRQMYK; this is translated from the exons ATGCAGACGCTTTCTGAGGAGAAAGTCAACGCCAAGAGAAAGGACCGGAGCAATGACGACATTCTTAAAGAGCTG CTCCACGCCAATGGAATCTGCTATGAGAAGCTCGGCCAGGAGGGCGGCAGCATTAGCTCTCTGGAGATCTTCTTCTCCGGCTTCCCCCGAATCGTCGGCCTGTCCTTCTTCCCCAACCTGTGTCGGCTCACCATCGTGGGCCAGGAAGTCAAAGTCATCGAGGGTCTGAAGgtttgccccctgctggaggagcTCTGGGTGGTCCAGTGTCACTTGACT GAGATCTCTGGCCTTCACGATTCACTGCAGCTGAAGAAACTCTACCTCTATGAAAACATCATCAGTGAAATCAAGAACTTGGACATGTTGACCAACCTGGAGGTTCTGTGGCTCAACAATAACCAGATCAGACACATCGAG GGGTTGAAGACACTTGTGCGACTGAAAGATCTGAATCTGGCTGACAACAAAATCTCCACCATTG GTCACAGCCTCGTCCCCAACATCAACCTTCAGAACCTCAATCTGTCCGGCAACAAGATCCGTTCCTTCAAG GAGCTGATCATGCTGACTCGTCTCCCTAACCTGACCGAGCTCTTGCTCAAGTACCCCACGTCGCCCCCCAACCCCGTCTGCCTGCTGTCCAACTACACCACCCACGTGCTCTACCACCTGCCGCAGCTGCTGCACCTGGACACCTACGACGTCTCTAGCAAGGAAGCCAAGGAGGCGGCCGAG TCAACAGTGATGAAGAAGATAATGTACTACAACATGCGGGTTCACGCTGCTGAGAGAAGTCTGGAGGAGATGCGGCTCAGgctgctggagaagaagaagaccatgTCCAAGGTGCCTGAGGAACGAATTAGGGTCCTCACTCACTGCCTGAAAAAT CTAGAGCGGGAGCTCTGCAGGAAATCTGGCAACAAAGACGAAGGTCAGCGAGACAGGAACGACTCCAACAGCAGCGAGAGCCTCTCCAGGAAGATCCTGCGGAAGATGGACAACCTGAAGGAACGGCTGGTGCTATGGACGCGGAGGATGACCGA GAATGAAGAGTGGTTCAGGCGGGAGATGGTGCTTGCCACCAACATGCTGAG GCCTCTCGGCATCGTCGGCATCAAAACCAAGAGGGTGGTCCGAGTCCAGAACCGCGACCTGCGACTTCGCTTTGAGGAAAAGCTCCACACGGTGGTCACCGGTGGTGACGCCGCCCACCTgatgca GAACTACCGGCGGCGCCTGGAGTACCTGCTGCATGTGCCGGAAGCCGAGCCCAACAAGGAGATGGACACTGTTCTGCAAATCATCGAGGAAGGGTTCAAGAGTGCTCAGGACTATCAG GCTTTAGGAAAAGAAGCTGCCGTTCCTTTGTCCAACAGTCTGTTTGTGACCGACAAACCCAGGATGGACCACGCGCTGCGCCAGGCCTGGAAGAACCCTACTGACCCGGTGGCCTTCAAACACG GTCTGGTCATCTTCTCCAAAGTGTTCCTGGGCCAGAGCCAGCCGGTGCGAGACAGCCAGCCGGTGAACAAGGCCAACTACCCTCTGGCCGAGTCGGTGTACCGGAACGTGGACTCCAAGCAGAAGAACGGTTTGAGTAAAG ACGCGGCCAAATGTCTCTTTGACACCCCGGTCACCCTCATCAGACGACGGCACTGGTTCATCTTCGACCACGAGCTGGTCCTCCCCGAGTACATCGTCTACTTTGAGTACATCACAGAG GCCCAGGAACAGTCCGACAGCCTCTCTGGCTTTGTGCGCCTGGACAAAGAAGTCCTCAACATGGATCCGGTTCTGAAATCGCAGCCCAAGCTGTCGGGTCTCGACGAGAAAATTCTCCTTCACATCAGCGGAGCGAACCTCCTGAGTCAGATCGTG GTTCTGAACCTCCACAGCTGTGGGCTCAGCTCCCTCAAGGAGATCTCCAGCCTCACGGCTCTGCAGCGTCTCACCCTCAGCTTCAACGAGTTCACGCACCTCAAAGACCTAGCTCACATG ACCACCCTGGAGTTCTTGGACGCCAGCTACAACCACTTGGAAACTCTAGAAGGGATGAAGGGACTGATGAAACTGAAGGAGCTGGACGTTCGATGGAACCAGCTGTCCAACGCCAAGAAGGATGCCAGCGCTCTCCGACGCCACGCCCCGGCCCTGGCCAAGCTGGACACGCGATATAACTCCTGGATAAAGATACACCCGGCCCTCAAAAGT CCCAAAAGTGTTCGCATGACCATCCTGGGTCATCTGGTGAATCTCACCCATCTGGACGACATGCCGGTGACAGAGTCAGAGTCGACGACCGCTGCTCAGATCGCTGCCGGCTTTGAGATCAATCAG CAGGCTGCGCTCCTGAGCCACTCCCGGGTGGACAAAGGTCGACCTCGGAGGCTCAGTCTGCTCTCCACGGCTCAGCTGCTGTGCACTCTGTGTCCGTCGCCGTGGGACGTGAAGAACCTGGAACCAGACTGGCCGGTGAAG ATCACTGCTCTGAATCTGGACAACCAGAGAATATCCAAGATCATGAACCTGAACCGACTCATCAACCTGCGCTGGGCGTCCTTCAATGACAACCTCATCTCTAAAGTGGAGGGGCTGGAATTCTGCCGCAAGTTAGAGGAGCTCTTCCTCAACAACAACTGCATCAGCAGCTTGGACG GCCTCCCGAAGCTCCCTCTGCTGAGCAAGCTCTGCGTGGACGGGAATCAGCTGTCCAGCCTGGACACGTCGGCTCTGGAGCAGATGCCCAGCATCCTGCTGCTGTCGGTGGACAACAACTGCATCACGTCGCTGCACGGCGTCCACAGGGCGCGCTCCCTGCTGGAGCTCTACGCCGGCAACAACCAGATCTCCACATCCCGCGACGTGCACTCGCTCAAG CAGGGACTACGGTGTCTCTCCATCCTGGACCTGCATGGAAACCCTCTGATCCAGAAACTGGAGAATTATCGCATGTATGTGATCTTCCATCTCCCCAGCATCAAGGCCCTGGACGGGTGTGCCGTG GACGAGACGGAGGTGAAGAGCTCTAAAGCCATTTTCCAGGGACGACTCAACACCGACATGGTGGTAGAGCAACTCGGACACAGCAACTACGGCAGCCTGTCTGAGCTCAGCCTGCAGTCCTGCTCCATCAG ACTCGTCGACTTGACTCCAGCCGAAGTCTTCGTCAACCTAGTCTCCATCAACTTGGACCACAACAGCCTGACGTCCTTCTCCGGCCTCATCTACCTGCCCAGCGTCAAG GTCCTGTCGCTGAACTACAACCACGTGGAGTCCATCCTACCGGTGCAGAAGTCCAGCAGGCACCTCCTGTACAGCAAGGTCAACTCCAGCGGCTACGGCCAGAGGAGTAACTCCAGGGGAAACAG GAAAGCCGGCCCCAGCGACGCCCTGGAGCCGCTGATGAGCAGCCTGGAGCTTCTGTCCCTCACGCACAATGGCATCGCCAATATGGCCAATCTGCAGCTCAGCAGGCTCACCAATCTCAAATCGCTCTTCCTGCAAG ATAACCAGATCCGGCAGGTAGAGGGCCTGGAGGGTCTCCaccagctgcaggagctggtgCTGGAGAGGAACTGGATCAAGACGGTGGCCCGGAACGCCTTCAGCTCACTGGACTCTCTGGTGGAGCTGAGACTTGCAGAGAACCGGCTCCGAGAGTTGAACCACCTCCAACCGCTGACGGAGCTGCGGAAGCTCCATCTGGACGCCAACAAGCTGCAG GACAGCACGGAGATAGACAAGCTGGAAGTGCTTCCCTCGCTGACCGAGCTGTCGCTTATTGGAAACCCT